In the genome of Candidatus Eisenbacteria bacterium, one region contains:
- a CDS encoding DUF4188 domain-containing protein, protein MYSVTFIFQKREYDADFHALNDAVDAVAKANSGYIGKEYWQSPDGQTLAAVYYWKTLEELREFSRAPVHLEAKSRYAEWYRGYHVIVAQVLRAYGDGNLDHPTRT, encoded by the coding sequence GTGTACTCGGTCACGTTCATCTTCCAGAAGCGAGAGTACGACGCCGACTTCCACGCGCTGAACGACGCGGTGGACGCCGTGGCGAAGGCGAACTCGGGCTACATCGGCAAGGAGTACTGGCAGTCGCCCGACGGACAGACGCTCGCGGCGGTCTACTACTGGAAGACGCTCGAGGAGCTGCGCGAGTTTTCGCGGGCTCCGGTGCACCTCGAGGCCAAGAGCCGGTACGCGGAGTGGTATCGCGGCTATCACGTGATCGTGGCGCAGGTGTTGCGGGCGTACGGGGACGGCAACCTGGATCATCCCACACGGACGTGA
- a CDS encoding ABC transporter permease, translating to MARLPGFLREIGIPRLLIAAFLAGLFAVAVATDMNLPILISDSISRVARNGILVLALLPAIQGGLGLNFGLPIGIICGLVGCVTALNADIPGVAGLAAATGVGVLLAIPAGIAYGWLLNKTRGQEMMVGTYLGFAIVSFMSIFWLAAPFQNPSLVWAIGGRGLRTTLSLTGTYDRILDRWLAFEIAGVRIPTGALLVFFGLCFLVWLFFRTKAGITISAARSNPRFALAAGISDVRTRIQASVLTTVLGAVGIVVYSQSFGFVQLYTAPLLMAFPVIACILIGGATVSRATIGNVIIGTILFQSILTIALPVTSQVIEGDISETARLIIQNGMILYALTRISR from the coding sequence ATGGCCCGGCTCCCGGGATTCCTGCGCGAGATCGGGATCCCGCGGCTTCTCATCGCCGCATTCCTCGCCGGCCTCTTCGCGGTCGCGGTCGCGACCGACATGAACCTCCCGATCCTGATCTCGGATTCGATCTCCCGCGTGGCACGGAACGGAATCCTCGTCCTCGCGCTCCTCCCCGCGATCCAGGGCGGGCTCGGCCTCAACTTCGGGCTCCCGATCGGGATCATCTGCGGGCTCGTCGGGTGCGTGACCGCGCTCAACGCGGACATTCCCGGCGTCGCGGGGCTGGCGGCCGCGACCGGCGTGGGAGTCCTTCTCGCGATCCCGGCGGGGATCGCCTACGGGTGGCTGCTCAACAAGACGCGGGGCCAGGAGATGATGGTCGGGACCTATCTCGGGTTCGCCATCGTCTCCTTCATGTCGATCTTCTGGCTCGCGGCGCCGTTCCAGAATCCTTCGCTGGTGTGGGCGATCGGCGGCCGGGGACTCCGGACCACGCTCTCCTTGACCGGCACGTACGACCGCATCCTGGACCGGTGGCTCGCGTTCGAGATCGCGGGCGTGCGGATTCCGACCGGAGCGCTCCTCGTCTTCTTCGGACTCTGTTTCCTCGTGTGGCTCTTCTTCCGGACCAAGGCCGGAATCACGATCTCGGCTGCGCGGTCGAATCCGCGGTTCGCCCTCGCGGCGGGGATCTCCGACGTGCGGACCCGCATCCAGGCCTCCGTGCTCACCACGGTCCTGGGAGCGGTGGGAATCGTCGTGTACTCGCAGTCCTTCGGGTTCGTGCAGCTCTACACCGCGCCGCTCCTCATGGCGTTTCCCGTCATCGCATGCATCCTGATCGGCGGCGCCACGGTGTCGCGCGCCACGATCGGCAACGTCATCATCGGGACCATCCTCTTCCAGTCCATCCTCACGATCGCGCTCCCGGTGACGAGCCAGGTGATCGAGGGGGACATCAGCGAGACCGCGCGGCTCATCATCCAGAACGGAATGATCCTCTACGCGTTGACGAGGATCTCCCGATGA
- a CDS encoding acetate/propionate family kinase produces the protein MGGRRALSLLTINAGSSTLKAALFDDGASREIASVVVEGTPDRAAASLEEALNHLAERAPGEVRGIRAIGHRVVHGGTSLRESIRIDPAALGAIRLASELAPLHNPPALLAIEAAERRFAGTPQVAAFDTAFFSSLEPPAFVYPLPYEWYRDWGIRRFGFHGLSHAYCSTRAAEMLDERDPGTPQPRRIIVLHLGNGCSASAVVGGRPVATTMGFTPLEGLMMGTRPGSVDPGILLHVLHERGLDPDALTDALLHRSGLLGVSGVSGDFREVSAAAAGGNERARLAIEIYSDRARSAVGSLAVRMGGVDALVFTAGVGENARDLRALVCTGLQFMGLNIDPGRNRHESPDADIATSESPARILILRTREDLMLARETRRVLGT, from the coding sequence GTGGGAGGGCGGAGGGCGCTGAGCCTTCTCACGATCAACGCCGGCTCCAGCACGCTCAAGGCGGCGCTCTTCGACGACGGCGCGTCGCGGGAGATCGCGTCGGTCGTGGTGGAGGGAACACCGGATCGCGCGGCCGCGTCGCTGGAAGAGGCATTGAACCACCTTGCGGAGCGAGCCCCCGGCGAGGTCCGAGGCATCCGAGCGATCGGACACCGGGTCGTCCACGGCGGCACCTCCCTCCGGGAGTCGATTCGCATCGACCCGGCGGCCCTAGGGGCCATTCGCCTCGCTTCGGAGCTCGCGCCGCTCCACAATCCTCCCGCGCTCCTCGCAATCGAAGCCGCCGAGCGGAGATTTGCCGGCACGCCGCAGGTTGCCGCGTTCGACACCGCGTTCTTCTCATCGCTCGAACCGCCGGCCTTCGTCTATCCGCTGCCCTATGAGTGGTACCGCGACTGGGGGATTCGCCGGTTCGGCTTTCACGGCCTGAGCCACGCCTACTGCTCGACGCGTGCGGCCGAGATGCTGGACGAGCGAGATCCGGGAACGCCGCAGCCTCGCCGGATCATCGTCCTGCACCTCGGGAACGGGTGCTCCGCGAGCGCCGTCGTGGGCGGCCGGCCCGTCGCGACCACGATGGGATTCACGCCGCTGGAAGGCCTCATGATGGGAACTCGCCCCGGGTCGGTCGACCCGGGAATCCTGCTCCACGTCCTCCACGAGCGGGGCCTGGACCCCGACGCCTTGACCGACGCCCTCCTGCACCGATCCGGACTCCTCGGAGTTTCCGGTGTCTCCGGTGACTTTCGCGAGGTGAGTGCCGCAGCCGCCGGCGGAAACGAACGCGCCCGGCTCGCGATCGAAATCTATTCCGACCGGGCCCGCTCGGCCGTCGGGTCACTGGCCGTCCGGATGGGCGGAGTCGACGCGCTCGTCTTCACGGCCGGGGTCGGAGAGAACGCACGGGACCTGCGGGCGCTCGTGTGTACCGGCCTCCAGTTCATGGGATTGAACATCGACCCGGGGCGAAACCGGCACGAATCCCCGGACGCCGACATCGCGACGAGCGAATCGCCCGCTCGTATCCTGATCCTACGGACCCGCGAAGACCTGATGCTCGCGAGGGAGACCCGCCGGGTCCTCGGCACGTGA
- a CDS encoding ABC transporter permease: MSGPAPAPAPAAAKGPAVAPRDGGAPGRALARYAVPLLFAALCLGGILVAKITPSFLLSEMLVRVGRNSVLVLSLLIPILAGLGLNFGIVIGAMAGQIAAILVVHWGVAGIGGFALAWVIATPIAIAFGILTGLLFNKAKGREMVTGLIAGFFANGLYQLVFLFALGTLIPFTNPEMVLPQGYGLRNTVDLTPIQYAVDDLLPLKLPVDGRLLRVPVVTFLVVLAFCLFTLYFLRTRLGQQLRAMGQDPHVAAIAGIPVDRNRVVATVLSTVLAAWGQLLFLQNIGTLNTYNSHEQVGMFAIAALLVSGATVSHATVGQALLGTVLFHTLFVVSPLAGKAIAGDAQIGEFFRVFVAYAVITVALVLHAWQAARRSRDPATNG; the protein is encoded by the coding sequence ATGAGCGGTCCGGCCCCGGCTCCCGCCCCGGCGGCGGCGAAGGGTCCGGCGGTCGCGCCGCGCGATGGTGGAGCTCCCGGCCGCGCGCTCGCGCGCTACGCGGTGCCGCTCCTCTTCGCGGCGCTCTGCCTGGGCGGCATCCTCGTCGCGAAGATCACGCCGTCCTTCCTCCTCAGCGAGATGCTGGTGCGCGTGGGCCGGAACTCGGTCCTCGTGCTCTCGCTCCTGATCCCGATTCTCGCCGGGCTCGGCTTGAACTTTGGCATCGTGATCGGGGCCATGGCGGGGCAGATCGCGGCGATCCTCGTCGTGCACTGGGGCGTCGCCGGGATCGGCGGGTTCGCGCTCGCGTGGGTCATCGCGACCCCCATCGCGATCGCGTTCGGCATTCTCACGGGGCTTCTGTTCAACAAGGCCAAGGGGCGCGAGATGGTGACGGGACTCATCGCGGGCTTCTTCGCCAACGGGCTCTACCAGCTCGTGTTCCTCTTCGCACTGGGCACGCTGATCCCGTTCACGAATCCGGAGATGGTGCTGCCCCAGGGCTACGGGCTCCGCAACACGGTCGACCTGACCCCGATCCAGTACGCCGTGGACGACCTGCTGCCGTTAAAGCTCCCCGTGGACGGCCGGCTCCTCCGCGTGCCCGTCGTGACGTTCCTCGTGGTCCTCGCCTTCTGTCTCTTCACCCTCTACTTCCTTCGCACGCGGCTCGGCCAGCAGCTCCGCGCCATGGGCCAGGACCCTCACGTGGCGGCGATCGCGGGCATTCCGGTGGACCGGAACCGGGTCGTCGCGACGGTGCTCTCCACCGTGCTCGCAGCGTGGGGACAGCTCCTCTTCCTGCAGAACATCGGGACTCTGAACACCTACAACTCCCACGAGCAGGTCGGAATGTTCGCGATCGCGGCGCTCCTCGTGAGCGGCGCGACCGTGTCTCACGCGACCGTGGGACAGGCGCTCCTCGGCACGGTGCTCTTCCACACGCTCTTCGTGGTCTCGCCGCTCGCCGGAAAGGCGATCGCGGGGGACGCGCAGATCGGGGAGTTCTTCCGGGTGTTCGTGGCCTACGCGGTGATCACCGTGGCGCTGGTGCTGCACGCGTGGCAGGCGGCGAGGAGGTCCCGCGATCCGGCGACGAATGGATGA
- a CDS encoding phosphoketolase family protein produces the protein MARTQTAPGATGPQADVPPAGGVTPSLSERLQRYRRAADYIAAAQIYLKANPLLEEPLRPEHIKERLLGHWGTAPGINLIYAHLNQLVRETDASVLLVTGPGHGAAANMANMWIEGTLAEYYPEVTRDRDGLRRLFEGFSWPYRFPSHLSPYVPGVIHEGGELGYALSTAFGAVLDDPDLLVACIIGDGEWETGPTATSWHGAKFLNAKTDGAVLPILLLNGFKIANPSIPATMSDEELIAIHRGYGYQPVIVEDDGPAVDDALHEAMLWSYSQIRDIQKLARSGRPPERPPWPVLILRTPKGRGCPRKLDGEAIEGTFRSHQVPVKDPRGNPEHLAALEGWLRSYGPQDLFDRDGAPLPEITDMCPRPERRLALNPASFGGERRVPLRLPRLEEFEVRVESRGAPVVSHMKFASAWLAEVVKRNQTSRNFRVVAPDELESNRLGELLRVTQRQYNWPLPEGTADTGPDGRVLEMLSEHMCQGWLEGYLLTGRHGLFSCYEAFVPIVDGMMNQFAKFLKMSLEVPWRKPIASLNYLLTSEAWRQDHNGFSHQGPGFINNLLTKKGETYHIYLPPDANSLLVTLEDCFRSTDHINLVIAGKQAMHQWLSMDEAREHFRLGASVWTWASTFEGEDPDVVLAATGDNLTLEILAAAQILREEVPDWRVRVVNVMNLLALGIPQKYPHGLDEARFQRIFPLDAPVIYNFHGYTAAIKQLCWERPRNERFDVNGYREEGSTTTPFDMHVRNRTSRYHVVIQTAQKIAARRPGTAARAEELVRRYERRIRDHRAYIEEHGVDPTEIASWKWEGGGR, from the coding sequence ATGGCCCGAACCCAAACCGCTCCCGGTGCCACCGGCCCCCAGGCGGACGTTCCACCCGCCGGGGGGGTCACGCCTTCCTTGAGCGAGCGCCTCCAGCGCTACCGCCGCGCCGCCGACTACATCGCCGCCGCGCAGATCTATCTCAAGGCGAACCCCCTGCTCGAGGAGCCGCTCCGACCCGAGCACATCAAGGAGCGCCTCCTCGGCCACTGGGGCACCGCGCCTGGGATCAATCTGATCTACGCGCACCTGAACCAGCTCGTCCGCGAGACGGACGCGAGCGTTCTTCTCGTCACGGGACCGGGCCACGGCGCCGCGGCCAACATGGCCAACATGTGGATCGAGGGGACGCTCGCCGAGTACTACCCCGAGGTCACGCGGGACCGCGACGGACTCCGGCGGCTGTTCGAGGGATTCTCGTGGCCCTACCGGTTCCCGAGCCACCTGAGTCCCTACGTCCCGGGCGTGATCCACGAGGGAGGCGAGCTGGGATACGCCCTCTCGACCGCGTTCGGCGCGGTGCTCGACGATCCCGATCTCCTGGTCGCGTGCATCATCGGCGACGGCGAGTGGGAGACGGGGCCCACCGCGACTTCCTGGCACGGCGCGAAGTTCCTGAACGCGAAGACGGACGGCGCGGTGCTGCCGATCCTGCTCCTCAACGGGTTCAAGATCGCGAACCCCTCGATCCCGGCGACCATGTCGGACGAGGAGCTGATCGCGATCCACCGCGGATACGGCTATCAGCCCGTGATCGTCGAGGACGACGGGCCGGCCGTGGACGACGCGCTTCACGAGGCGATGCTCTGGTCGTACTCGCAGATCCGCGACATCCAGAAGCTCGCGCGGTCCGGTCGCCCGCCGGAGCGCCCGCCCTGGCCGGTGCTGATCCTGCGCACGCCGAAGGGACGCGGCTGCCCGCGGAAGCTGGACGGCGAGGCGATCGAGGGCACGTTCCGGTCGCATCAGGTCCCGGTGAAGGATCCGAGAGGGAATCCAGAACACCTCGCCGCGCTGGAGGGGTGGCTCCGGTCCTACGGCCCCCAGGACCTCTTCGACCGGGACGGTGCGCCCCTCCCCGAGATCACCGACATGTGCCCGCGACCCGAGCGGCGCCTCGCCCTGAACCCCGCGTCTTTCGGCGGCGAACGTCGCGTGCCCCTCCGCCTTCCCCGGCTCGAGGAGTTCGAGGTACGAGTGGAGTCGCGCGGCGCGCCGGTCGTGAGCCACATGAAGTTCGCGAGCGCGTGGCTCGCGGAAGTCGTGAAGAGAAACCAGACGTCCCGGAACTTCCGCGTGGTGGCGCCGGACGAGCTGGAGTCGAACCGCCTGGGCGAGCTGCTCCGCGTCACGCAGCGGCAGTACAACTGGCCGCTTCCGGAGGGGACCGCAGACACGGGACCTGACGGGCGAGTGCTGGAGATGCTCTCGGAACACATGTGCCAGGGCTGGCTCGAGGGCTATCTCCTCACCGGCCGGCACGGCCTCTTCTCGTGCTACGAGGCCTTCGTCCCGATCGTGGACGGAATGATGAACCAGTTCGCGAAATTCCTGAAGATGTCCCTCGAGGTGCCGTGGCGGAAGCCGATCGCGTCCCTGAACTACCTCCTCACGTCCGAGGCGTGGCGGCAGGACCACAACGGCTTCTCGCACCAGGGACCGGGATTCATCAACAACCTCCTCACGAAGAAAGGCGAGACGTACCACATCTATCTCCCGCCCGACGCGAACTCGCTCCTCGTGACGCTCGAGGACTGCTTCCGCTCGACGGACCACATCAATCTCGTGATCGCCGGCAAGCAGGCGATGCACCAGTGGCTCTCGATGGACGAGGCGCGCGAGCACTTCCGTCTGGGCGCCTCGGTCTGGACCTGGGCGAGCACGTTCGAAGGTGAAGACCCCGACGTCGTGCTCGCCGCGACCGGGGACAATCTCACCCTCGAGATCCTCGCGGCGGCTCAGATCCTCCGCGAGGAGGTCCCGGACTGGCGGGTGCGGGTCGTGAACGTGATGAACCTGCTCGCGCTCGGGATCCCGCAGAAGTACCCGCATGGACTGGACGAGGCGCGCTTCCAGCGGATCTTCCCGCTCGACGCGCCCGTGATCTACAACTTCCACGGGTACACCGCGGCGATCAAGCAGCTCTGCTGGGAGCGGCCGCGGAACGAGCGCTTCGACGTGAACGGCTACCGGGAGGAGGGCTCGACCACCACGCCATTCGACATGCACGTGCGGAACCGCACGAGCCGCTACCACGTGGTGATCCAGACGGCCCAGAAGATCGCCGCGCGCCGTCCCGGCACCGCGGCGCGGGCCGAGGAGCTGGTGCGGCGGTACGAGCGGCGGATCCGGGATCATCGCGCGTACATCGAGGAGCACGGCGTCGACCCGACCGAGATCGCGAGCTGGAAGTGGGAGGGCGGAGGGCGCTGA